The following coding sequences lie in one Deltaproteobacteria bacterium genomic window:
- a CDS encoding pyruvate synthase yields the protein MQTRREIYKSIKEIPREEFLAGGTGLCAGCGGLLALRLFHKALGAKTVVVNAAGCMTLVAVFPFTPFHSSWLYTAMASAPAGAQGIRDALDVLIAKGKLPADEDLKVVVVTGDGAATGIGLQATLAAIYRGLDFYYFCYDNEAFANTGFQMSPASPLGSRTATTPIGTTTRKENLFELWRAQRPPFVATVSPAYPLDLMDKVARAGRWRGPKLFISLSSCPPGWGIEPADSVEVAKLAVDTGVWPLKEAHDDEVVHTVIPHRLHPVEEYLKRQARYRHLFEPVRKADILRQLQADVDGYWQRLGAAAPVARVAQDDWSV from the coding sequence ATGCAAACCCGCCGTGAGATCTATAAGAGCATCAAGGAAATCCCCCGCGAGGAGTTCCTCGCCGGCGGCACCGGTTTGTGCGCCGGCTGCGGCGGCCTGCTCGCACTGCGGTTGTTTCACAAGGCGCTCGGGGCCAAGACCGTGGTGGTCAATGCCGCCGGCTGCATGACCCTGGTTGCGGTGTTTCCGTTCACGCCGTTCCACTCCTCTTGGCTGTACACCGCGATGGCATCGGCCCCGGCCGGGGCGCAAGGTATCCGCGACGCCCTCGATGTCTTGATTGCCAAGGGCAAGCTGCCCGCCGACGAGGATCTCAAGGTGGTGGTGGTAACGGGCGACGGTGCCGCGACCGGCATCGGCTTGCAGGCCACGCTCGCCGCCATCTACCGCGGGCTGGACTTCTACTACTTCTGTTACGACAACGAGGCGTTCGCCAACACCGGCTTTCAGATGTCACCGGCGTCACCGTTGGGCTCGCGGACCGCTACCACGCCGATAGGAACCACCACGCGTAAGGAGAACCTGTTCGAGCTGTGGCGGGCTCAGCGTCCGCCGTTCGTAGCCACCGTGTCCCCGGCTTATCCGCTCGACTTGATGGACAAGGTCGCCCGCGCCGGCCGCTGGCGCGGACCCAAGCTGTTCATCAGCCTGTCGTCATGCCCGCCCGGCTGGGGCATTGAACCGGCGGATTCCGTCGAGGTGGCCAAGCTGGCTGTTGATACCGGCGTCTGGCCGCTGAAGGAAGCACATGACGACGAGGTGGTTCACACCGTGATCCCGCACCGGCTGCACCCGGTCGAGGAGTATTTAAAGCGCCAAGCCCGTTACCGGCATCTCTTCGAGCCGGTGCGAAAGGCCGACATCTTGCGCCAACTACAGGCCGACGTTGACGGCTACTGGCAGCGGCTCGGCGCCGCCGCCCCGGTTGCGCGCGTTGCCCAGGATGATTGGTCGGTTTGA
- a CDS encoding heme-binding domain-containing protein, producing MTRYFKIAALALLAFLIGGRAIRIERTNPPVEGEIEAPPEIKAALRRACYDCHSNETVWPWYSDLAPISWLLAHDVSEGREELNFSSWGKYADKRKAKKLKESAEEIAEGEMPPWYYEVMHPSASLSTTERNALIEWAKQGTKP from the coding sequence ATGACTCGTTACTTCAAGATCGCGGCACTGGCGCTGCTTGCCTTTCTCATTGGCGGGCGGGCGATTCGTATTGAGCGCACCAACCCGCCGGTGGAGGGCGAGATCGAGGCGCCGCCCGAGATCAAGGCCGCGCTGCGCCGCGCCTGCTACGATTGCCACTCCAACGAGACGGTGTGGCCTTGGTATAGCGACCTGGCGCCGATCTCGTGGCTGCTCGCCCACGACGTCAGCGAGGGGCGCGAGGAGCTGAACTTCTCCAGCTGGGGCAAGTACGCCGATAAGCGCAAAGCCAAGAAGCTCAAAGAAAGTGCCGAGGAGATCGCCGAAGGCGAGATGCCGCCGTGGTACTACGAAGTCATGCACCCGAGCGCCAGCCTGAGCACCACCGAGCGCAACGCCCTGATCGAGTGGGCGAAGCAGGGGACCAAGCCGTAA
- a CDS encoding YjbQ family protein, which produces MQRELRVRSQRQFEMLDITQSVAEVVRAAGLSEGICSVYVAHATAAVVINENDDPNVGVDLLDALAKLVPQGIWRHDRVDNNAAAHIKAAILGPGETVPVRDGELLLGRWQAIMVVELDGPRERRVIVTVR; this is translated from the coding sequence ATGCAGCGCGAATTGCGAGTGCGCTCGCAGCGCCAGTTCGAGATGCTCGACATCACCCAGTCGGTGGCCGAGGTGGTGCGCGCCGCCGGGCTCAGCGAAGGCATCTGCTCGGTCTATGTCGCCCACGCCACTGCCGCGGTGGTGATCAACGAAAACGACGATCCCAACGTCGGCGTCGACCTGCTCGATGCGCTTGCCAAACTCGTTCCGCAAGGCATTTGGCGCCACGATCGGGTTGACAACAACGCCGCCGCTCACATCAAGGCGGCGATCCTCGGCCCGGGAGAAACCGTCCCGGTGCGCGACGGCGAGCTGCTCCTGGGCCGGTGGCAAGCCATCATGGTGGTCGAGCTCGACGGCCCGCGCGAACGGCGGGTGATTGTAACCGTGCGCTGA
- a CDS encoding SDR family oxidoreductase, whose protein sequence is MGKLDGKIALVTGGSRGIGRGIAIELARAGADVALNYRRDEAAAHDTAGAITALGRKAIAIRADVAEWPQVQAMADQALQHFGQLDIVVANSGIASRVQSVWDMDIDHWHRVIGVNLHGVFYTCKATAKHLVDRRRGAIILISSVGADLCGPMGSPYYVAKAGVNALTKSLAKECAPAGVRVNCIAPGVIVTDMGERMIKFYGDALVASIPLGRPGQPEDIGKAAVYLASDDAQFVTGKILRVDGGAWM, encoded by the coding sequence ATGGGAAAACTAGACGGTAAGATCGCCCTCGTCACCGGTGGATCGCGCGGCATCGGCCGCGGCATCGCGATCGAGCTGGCGCGCGCGGGGGCGGATGTCGCGCTCAACTACCGGCGCGACGAGGCCGCGGCGCACGACACCGCCGGCGCTATTACGGCGCTGGGCCGCAAGGCGATTGCGATTCGGGCGGACGTGGCCGAGTGGCCGCAGGTGCAGGCGATGGCCGACCAGGCCCTGCAGCATTTCGGCCAGCTCGATATCGTGGTGGCGAACTCCGGCATCGCCTCGCGCGTGCAGTCGGTGTGGGACATGGACATCGACCACTGGCACCGGGTGATCGGCGTCAACCTGCACGGGGTGTTTTACACCTGTAAGGCAACCGCCAAGCATTTGGTCGACCGCCGGCGGGGGGCGATCATCTTGATCTCGTCCGTGGGCGCCGATCTCTGCGGCCCGATGGGGTCGCCGTACTACGTGGCCAAGGCCGGCGTCAACGCGCTCACCAAGTCACTGGCCAAGGAGTGCGCCCCCGCCGGAGTGCGGGTGAACTGTATCGCCCCGGGAGTGATCGTTACCGACATGGGCGAGCGCATGATCAAGTTCTACGGCGACGCCTTGGTGGCGTCGATCCCTCTGGGTCGCCCGGGACAACCCGAGGACATCGGCAAGGCCGCCGTCTACCTTGCCAGCGACGATGCCCAGTTCGTCACCGGCAAGATCCTACGCGTCGACGGCGGCGCCTGGATGTGA
- a CDS encoding VOC family protein, giving the protein MALAKKIDHLAIAVSDLEAAVKTYSTNFGFPVARRQELPALGVHCALLQIGDAQLELFSPATAHSPAGKFIADQGEGLYVLALEVEDLDQARQLLAAKGIAVTPPAALGTDVRLAYVSPEATHGVRLQLIEYKK; this is encoded by the coding sequence ATGGCGCTGGCCAAGAAGATAGACCACCTCGCCATCGCGGTCAGTGACCTCGAGGCGGCGGTGAAGACCTACAGCACGAACTTCGGCTTTCCCGTCGCCCGGCGCCAGGAGCTGCCGGCGCTGGGAGTGCACTGCGCCCTGCTCCAAATCGGCGACGCTCAGCTCGAGCTGTTCTCGCCCGCAACGGCACATAGCCCGGCGGGCAAGTTCATCGCCGATCAAGGCGAAGGGCTGTACGTGCTCGCGCTCGAAGTCGAGGATCTCGATCAGGCCCGACAGTTGTTGGCGGCCAAGGGTATCGCGGTGACCCCGCCGGCCGCGCTGGGCACGGACGTGCGCCTGGCCTACGTCAGCCCCGAGGCCACCCACGGGGTGCGGCTGCAGCTGATCGAGTACAAGAAGTGA
- the mce gene encoding methylmalonyl-CoA epimerase: MLKKIHHVGIVVRNLETAYAFYRDTLGLPVHKVATVEDQGVKAALLTIGNSEIELLEPINPDGGVAKFLARRGEGMHHVCFETDDVTRELATTMAQGIAVIDKAPRRGLAGMICFLHPKASHGVLVEYAEPFAEEQ, encoded by the coding sequence ATGCTCAAGAAAATCCATCACGTCGGTATCGTAGTGCGCAATCTCGAGACCGCCTACGCCTTCTATCGCGACACGCTCGGCTTGCCGGTGCACAAGGTCGCTACGGTCGAGGACCAAGGCGTGAAAGCCGCGCTGCTGACCATCGGCAACAGCGAGATCGAGCTGCTCGAACCGATCAACCCCGACGGCGGCGTGGCCAAGTTTCTCGCAAGGCGCGGCGAGGGCATGCACCACGTCTGCTTCGAGACCGACGACGTCACCCGCGAGCTCGCTACGACAATGGCGCAGGGTATCGCGGTGATCGACAAGGCCCCGCGCCGCGGACTGGCCGGCATGATCTGCTTCCTGCACCCCAAAGCTAGCCACGGCGTGCTGGTCGAATACGCCGAGCCGTTTGCCGAGGAGCAGTGA
- a CDS encoding MFS transporter has product MTGARDGEPVPSSVTAAPQEMGAPARPLAGAGTLIALGVGWLGTQVFWAFNTGTMPLFLKGYTDSKFSISLVLSLAGVSGCVVGPVIGYLSDRTVSRFGRRRPYIVSGMLGAALLLLALSHAETFAAVVALAVVMYGAINIAQAPYLSLLPDVTPSHQRSTASGVMNLVGSLGLIAYFAGSAVLWERHPSVVFVLVALVLVGAMLVPVTLVREPAAVPSPSGSGFRAHLRSLRRERPLLTYFAASSCCWLGHWIAVTFFTLFVVEELGVAEGSSQYVPLVFGLSATVATLPLGMLGDRVGRKRLLCWLVAAWLVVAIATAFIQTLPQALLAAALTAIPFAGLMAVGYALMLDLIPPQRTAEFVGLSFIPGAVPQIIGPLLGGLLIDTLGYRAIFPAAACAQLLGLIILRSVSSPPREPAA; this is encoded by the coding sequence ATGACCGGCGCACGAGATGGAGAGCCGGTGCCATCCAGTGTAACCGCCGCACCGCAGGAGATGGGTGCCCCTGCTCGGCCGCTGGCCGGCGCCGGCACCTTGATCGCGCTCGGTGTCGGCTGGCTCGGCACGCAGGTGTTCTGGGCCTTCAACACCGGGACGATGCCGCTGTTTCTCAAGGGTTACACCGACTCGAAGTTCTCGATCTCGCTGGTGCTGAGTTTGGCGGGTGTCAGCGGCTGCGTGGTGGGCCCGGTGATCGGCTATCTCAGCGATCGCACCGTTTCGCGCTTCGGCCGGCGCCGGCCCTACATTGTCAGCGGCATGCTCGGCGCCGCCCTTCTTCTGCTCGCGCTGTCGCATGCGGAAACTTTCGCCGCGGTGGTGGCTCTGGCCGTGGTGATGTACGGGGCCATCAATATTGCCCAGGCGCCCTACTTGTCGCTGCTCCCGGATGTGACGCCGTCGCACCAGCGCAGCACAGCCAGCGGCGTGATGAACCTGGTGGGCAGCCTCGGGCTGATCGCCTACTTCGCCGGCAGCGCCGTGTTGTGGGAGCGCCACCCGTCGGTGGTGTTCGTGCTGGTCGCACTGGTGCTGGTCGGGGCGATGCTGGTGCCAGTCACGCTCGTGCGCGAGCCGGCGGCGGTGCCGTCACCATCCGGCAGCGGTTTTCGCGCTCATTTGCGCAGCCTGCGGCGTGAGCGGCCGCTGCTGACCTATTTCGCGGCCAGCTCGTGCTGCTGGCTCGGCCACTGGATTGCGGTGACCTTCTTCACACTGTTCGTGGTCGAAGAACTGGGCGTAGCGGAAGGCTCGTCACAATACGTTCCGTTGGTCTTCGGCTTGTCGGCCACCGTCGCCACGCTGCCGCTGGGGATGCTAGGCGACCGCGTCGGGCGCAAGCGGCTGCTGTGCTGGCTGGTCGCCGCTTGGCTGGTGGTGGCGATTGCAACGGCTTTCATACAGACCCTGCCGCAGGCATTGCTGGCGGCGGCACTGACGGCGATACCCTTTGCCGGCCTGATGGCAGTCGGCTACGCCTTGATGCTCGATCTGATACCGCCGCAGCGGACGGCCGAGTTCGTCGGGCTCAGCTTCATCCCCGGGGCGGTGCCGCAGATTATCGGGCCGCTGCTCGGCGGGCTGCTCATCGATACCCTCGGGTATCGAGCGATCTTTCCCGCCGCGGCCTGCGCTCAGCTGCTCGGGTTGATCATTCTGCGCTCGGTTTCGAGCCCGCCGCGCGAGCCGGCTGCGTGA